In Sphingopyxis sp. FD7, a single window of DNA contains:
- a CDS encoding heparinase II/III family protein yields the protein MEGRPLNTAPADPPLDPGYDAAPIDDTIEPGKRLIRLPADKGLSLGDRVANAITRLTWRTPLHALRLKGRFPLKLLGVPADPVPGDARAGTAIRAGHFLHRGLKLPLGELDFASLSVAPAFADYLHSFAWLRDLAATGTRADGAPIAEAVVRHWLGTHGETVSEPAWRADNTGWRILFWSAHAPLILSSSDLVYRSAVLNHLARAARHLDRVADKTRPGTGQMVAWVGIVAASLLMPGGEPRQVFGEAGLRKVLETSFYADGGNISRSPQAQLDAIMALSMLARTYEMRRMEVPPFVQEVLARAVPALLGLLHADGGMGSWQGSGATSAAHVQAIVAASGVRTRPLKQARDWGYQRLVANKVVLLADAAPPPIARVTEAGCASTLAFELSDGDERIVVNCGGAALSGATIPADLARGLRTTAAHSTLTLGDSNSTAILPGGALGKGVTEVELDRRETPQGSRLEMSHDGYARRHGLIHRRLLILSPNGRELRGEDMLLPAPRTRRKGDKTFTMRFHLGRNISASLTADGLGALLRISGGPLWQFRTSGGALAIEESLWVDGDGRPHPTEQLVITGTAPAGGASVGWIFKHIG from the coding sequence ATGGAGGGGAGACCGCTGAACACCGCCCCCGCCGACCCGCCGCTCGATCCCGGTTACGACGCCGCGCCGATCGACGACACGATCGAACCCGGCAAGCGGCTGATCCGCCTGCCCGCCGACAAGGGGCTGTCGCTCGGCGACCGCGTCGCCAATGCGATCACCCGCCTGACCTGGCGCACGCCGCTCCACGCGCTGCGCCTCAAAGGGCGCTTTCCGCTGAAGCTGCTCGGCGTGCCCGCCGACCCCGTGCCCGGCGATGCGCGCGCGGGCACCGCGATCCGCGCCGGCCATTTCCTGCATCGCGGGCTGAAACTGCCGCTCGGCGAGCTCGATTTCGCATCGCTGAGCGTCGCGCCCGCCTTTGCCGATTATCTGCACAGCTTCGCCTGGCTGCGCGACCTCGCCGCGACCGGCACCCGCGCCGATGGCGCGCCGATCGCCGAAGCGGTGGTGCGCCACTGGCTCGGCACGCACGGCGAGACGGTGAGCGAACCCGCGTGGCGCGCCGACAATACGGGGTGGCGCATCCTGTTCTGGTCCGCTCATGCGCCGCTGATCCTGTCATCGAGCGACCTCGTCTATCGCTCGGCGGTGCTCAACCACCTCGCGCGCGCGGCGCGGCACCTCGACCGCGTCGCCGACAAGACGCGGCCGGGCACGGGGCAGATGGTCGCGTGGGTCGGCATCGTCGCCGCGTCGCTCCTCATGCCCGGCGGCGAGCCGCGGCAGGTGTTCGGCGAGGCGGGGCTGCGCAAGGTGCTGGAAACCAGCTTCTACGCCGACGGCGGCAATATCTCGCGCTCGCCGCAGGCGCAGCTCGATGCGATCATGGCGCTGTCGATGCTCGCGCGCACCTATGAGATGCGCCGGATGGAGGTGCCGCCCTTCGTCCAGGAAGTGCTCGCGCGCGCCGTTCCCGCGCTGCTCGGGCTGCTCCACGCCGATGGCGGCATGGGCAGCTGGCAGGGCAGCGGCGCGACGTCGGCGGCGCATGTGCAGGCGATCGTCGCCGCCAGCGGCGTGCGCACCCGGCCATTGAAGCAGGCGCGCGACTGGGGCTATCAGCGGCTCGTCGCGAACAAGGTGGTGCTGCTCGCCGACGCCGCGCCGCCGCCGATCGCCCGCGTGACCGAGGCGGGCTGCGCCTCCACCCTTGCCTTTGAACTCAGCGACGGCGACGAGCGCATCGTCGTCAATTGCGGCGGCGCGGCGCTCTCCGGCGCGACCATCCCCGCCGACCTCGCGCGCGGCCTCAGAACCACCGCGGCGCATTCGACGCTGACGCTGGGCGACAGCAATTCGACCGCGATCCTGCCGGGCGGCGCGCTCGGCAAGGGCGTCACCGAAGTCGAGCTCGACCGGCGCGAGACGCCGCAGGGCAGCCGGCTCGAGATGAGCCACGACGGCTATGCGCGCCGCCACGGCCTGATTCACCGCCGCCTGCTCATCCTGTCGCCCAACGGGCGCGAGCTGCGCGGCGAGGACATGCTGCTCCCCGCCCCGCGCACGCGGCGCAAGGGCGACAAGACTTTCACGATGCGCTTTCACCTTGGCCGCAACATTTCGGCGAGCCTGACCGCCGACGGGCTGGGCGCGCTGCTGCGCATCAGCGGCGGGCCGCTGTGGCAGTTCCGCACGTCCGGCGGCGCGCTGGCGATCGAGGAAAGCCTGTGGGTCGACGGCGACGGCCGCCCGCACCCGACCGAACAGCTCGTCATCACCGGCACCGCCCCCGCGGGCGGGGCGAGCGTGGGGTGGATTTTCAAGCATATCGGGTGA
- the rpe gene encoding ribulose-phosphate 3-epimerase, which translates to MTATPPAVRIAPSILSADFARLGEEVRAIEAAGADWVHIDVMDGHYVPNLTIGPMVVKALRPHSSLPFDVHLMISPVDHFLDAFAAAGADIITVHPEAGPHVHRTVQHIKSLGKQAGVSLNPATPAKMLDYLIDDIDLVLIMSVNPGFGGQSFISSQLRKIEAVKKMIEKSGRDIRLEVDGGIDAATAPLAISAGADVLVAGTATFKGGAQAYAANIRALRGGA; encoded by the coding sequence ATGACCGCCACGCCGCCCGCCGTCCGCATTGCCCCGTCGATCCTCAGCGCCGATTTCGCCCGGCTGGGCGAGGAAGTGCGCGCGATCGAGGCGGCGGGGGCCGATTGGGTGCATATCGACGTGATGGACGGCCATTATGTGCCCAATCTGACGATCGGGCCGATGGTGGTGAAGGCGCTGCGCCCGCATTCGAGCCTGCCCTTCGACGTCCATCTGATGATCTCGCCGGTCGATCATTTCCTCGACGCCTTTGCCGCGGCGGGCGCCGACATCATCACCGTCCATCCCGAAGCCGGACCACACGTCCACCGCACCGTCCAGCATATCAAGTCGCTGGGCAAGCAGGCGGGCGTGTCGCTCAACCCCGCAACCCCCGCCAAGATGCTCGATTATCTGATCGACGACATCGACCTGGTCCTGATCATGAGCGTCAATCCGGGCTTCGGCGGCCAGAGCTTCATCTCCAGCCAGCTTCGCAAGATCGAGGCGGTGAAGAAGATGATCGAGAAATCGGGCCGCGACATCAGGCTGGAGGTCGACGGCGGGATCGACGCCGCCACCGCGCCGCTCGCCATATCGGCGGGCGCCGACGTGCTCGTTGCCGGGACCGCGACCTTCAAGGGCGGCGCGCAAGCCTATGCGGCCAATATCCGGGCACTGCGCGGCGGTGCCTGA
- a CDS encoding TonB-dependent receptor plug domain-containing protein: MIRTFSLRSTAALAIVAALAAAPAAAQQTPADTAPIQRDDSEITTSQDIVVLGSVGYRNRSDAAEPILSYDSEFFQRFEPLTAGDALKRVPSVTFLSDVIESDGARLRGLPPGYTQILINGERVPGNASDRSFFLDRIPAELIDRVEIVRSSSARRTGDAVAGTINIELRDGYELDGGYVRAGALYYDDEELEPSLGFVYGGQVGPGRLLIGLNFQGRHNPKKKFSLRYGDSPENDPDFATSEFDNRKDQTDTRDGKDYSANASYEIDGETTDFRLSGFFVRTDRFESERSFEYDDPVAVNGPLPTGNLLSDNANDNDIDQQNYSIDAKLSHQWSLGKTTLRVGFARFDDEQSESEYQIEFNDEGDDPEFEQEFFTTDIADKEFSVKLDHAFELGGDTQLIVGGLYQDKDRRTAILETDDDAEFPGLEDSYDQFRNNPAELVAPFGELEPADGGVNSIEERRLDAFALVQGKSGGLTWEAGIRYETTRFDITDFTEAAAVPTQRNEYEKWLPSASIKFDLTPRDRITASVARTNRRPDFNFISPALLEEEVGDSDLLGNPQLGPETAWGFDLGYERRIGRTGVVGINAFYRDVTDLIELTNTGEEGSEGEGTFVYQPQNVGDGKVWGVEFDLSTDLAFLGLPDTGIFGNISWLDSEITDFAGKRRFNGQSDYVYNIGFIQDIPSWGVAFGATHRKQGAAYDRVISEEVRTTYGADLEIFVEKRIGSNFTIRAVGSNLLNGAKREVFNKFDNLEDQQTRDFDEYELESEKAGPVFQLMARYAF, encoded by the coding sequence ATGATTCGAACTTTCAGCCTGCGTTCCACCGCCGCTCTCGCCATCGTCGCCGCGCTTGCCGCCGCCCCCGCGGCCGCGCAACAGACGCCCGCCGACACCGCGCCGATCCAGCGCGACGATAGCGAAATCACGACCTCGCAGGACATCGTCGTGCTCGGCAGCGTCGGCTATCGCAACCGCAGCGACGCGGCCGAGCCCATCCTCTCCTATGACAGCGAATTTTTCCAGCGCTTCGAGCCGCTGACCGCGGGCGACGCGCTGAAGCGTGTGCCGTCCGTCACCTTTCTGTCGGACGTCATCGAAAGCGACGGCGCGCGGCTGCGCGGCCTGCCGCCGGGCTATACGCAGATCCTCATCAACGGCGAGCGCGTGCCCGGCAATGCGTCGGACCGCAGCTTCTTCCTCGACCGCATCCCCGCCGAACTGATCGACCGCGTCGAGATCGTCCGCTCCTCGTCGGCGCGCCGCACCGGCGACGCGGTGGCGGGCACGATCAATATCGAATTGCGCGACGGCTATGAGCTCGATGGCGGCTATGTCCGCGCGGGCGCGCTCTATTATGACGACGAGGAACTCGAGCCGAGCCTCGGCTTCGTCTATGGCGGCCAGGTCGGGCCGGGCCGCCTGCTGATCGGCCTCAACTTTCAGGGGCGCCACAATCCCAAGAAGAAATTCTCGCTCCGCTATGGCGATTCGCCGGAGAATGATCCCGATTTCGCCACCAGCGAGTTCGACAATCGCAAGGATCAGACCGATACGCGCGACGGCAAGGATTATTCGGCGAACGCGAGCTACGAGATCGACGGCGAGACGACCGATTTTCGCCTGAGCGGCTTCTTCGTCCGCACCGACCGTTTCGAGAGCGAGCGCAGCTTTGAATATGACGATCCGGTCGCGGTGAACGGACCGCTGCCGACGGGCAATCTGCTCAGCGACAATGCCAACGACAATGACATCGACCAGCAGAATTACAGCATCGACGCCAAGCTGTCGCACCAATGGTCGCTCGGCAAGACGACGCTGCGCGTCGGTTTCGCGCGCTTCGACGACGAACAGAGCGAAAGCGAATATCAGATCGAGTTCAACGACGAGGGCGACGATCCCGAGTTCGAGCAGGAGTTTTTCACCACCGACATCGCCGACAAGGAGTTTTCGGTGAAGCTCGACCATGCGTTCGAGCTGGGCGGCGATACGCAGCTGATCGTCGGCGGCCTGTATCAGGACAAGGATCGCCGCACCGCGATTCTGGAAACCGACGATGACGCCGAGTTTCCGGGGCTGGAGGACAGCTACGACCAGTTCCGCAACAATCCGGCCGAGCTTGTGGCTCCGTTCGGCGAGCTCGAACCCGCCGACGGCGGGGTGAACAGCATCGAGGAGCGCCGCCTCGACGCTTTCGCGCTGGTGCAGGGCAAGTCGGGCGGGCTGACGTGGGAGGCGGGCATCCGTTACGAAACGACGCGCTTCGACATCACCGACTTCACCGAAGCCGCCGCGGTGCCGACACAGCGCAACGAATATGAAAAATGGCTGCCGTCGGCGTCGATCAAGTTCGACCTGACCCCGCGCGACCGCATCACCGCGTCGGTCGCGCGCACCAACCGCCGCCCCGATTTCAACTTCATCTCGCCCGCGCTGCTCGAAGAGGAAGTCGGCGACAGCGACCTGCTCGGCAATCCGCAACTCGGCCCCGAAACGGCGTGGGGTTTCGACCTCGGCTATGAGCGCCGCATCGGCCGCACAGGGGTCGTCGGGATCAACGCCTTCTACCGCGACGTGACCGACCTCATCGAGCTGACCAACACCGGCGAAGAGGGATCGGAAGGCGAGGGCACCTTTGTCTACCAGCCGCAGAATGTCGGCGATGGCAAGGTGTGGGGCGTCGAGTTCGACCTGTCGACCGACCTCGCTTTCCTCGGCCTGCCCGACACCGGCATCTTCGGCAATATCTCGTGGCTCGACAGCGAGATCACCGATTTTGCGGGCAAGCGCCGCTTCAACGGCCAGTCGGACTATGTCTACAATATCGGCTTCATTCAGGACATTCCGAGCTGGGGCGTCGCCTTTGGCGCGACGCACCGCAAGCAGGGCGCGGCCTATGACCGCGTCATCAGCGAGGAAGTCCGCACCACCTATGGCGCCGACCTGGAAATCTTCGTCGAAAAGCGGATCGGCAGCAATTTCACCATCCGTGCGGTCGGCTCGAACCTTCTGAACGGCGCCAAGCGCGAGGTGTTCAACAAGTTCGACAATCTCGAAGACCAGCAGACACGCGATTTCGACGAATATGAGCTCGAAAGCGAAAAGGCGGGTCCGGTGTTCCAGCTGATGGCGCGCTACGCCTTTTAG
- a CDS encoding phytase — MTAIRQAKPLTSFAFASLLAGCAASGPVITGLPPVQVTASGETQPVGTGRADAADDPAVWVDPANPGRALIIATDKKAGLHVYDLAGKDVAFIRAGLVNNVDVAGDIIVASDRNDGVNAHLAIFRLDGATPAITALGRAAAGPGEAYGLCVRKSAPGEPITAALIVKDGTVRVGTVGVPAGGAPTFSIEWEHKIATQSEGCVFDGDTLYVGEEVGGLWELKQQGRGAAARLVAPIDNQRLVADLEGLATIDHKGQRYLIASSQGDNAYAVFRLPSVEYVGRFAVAAGAFGATSETDGIEAVAGHFGPAYPDGIFIAQDGDNAPRAQNFKLVRWDRIAAALGL; from the coding sequence ATGACCGCCATCCGCCAGGCGAAGCCGTTGACTTCGTTCGCCTTTGCTTCGCTGCTTGCCGGATGCGCCGCGAGCGGCCCGGTCATCACCGGCCTGCCGCCGGTGCAGGTGACGGCGAGCGGCGAGACGCAGCCGGTCGGCACGGGCCGCGCCGATGCCGCCGACGATCCGGCGGTCTGGGTCGATCCCGCCAACCCCGGCCGCGCGCTGATTATCGCGACCGACAAGAAGGCGGGGCTGCACGTCTATGACCTCGCCGGCAAGGATGTCGCCTTCATCAGGGCCGGACTGGTCAATAATGTCGACGTGGCGGGCGACATCATCGTCGCGAGCGACCGCAACGACGGCGTCAACGCGCATCTCGCGATCTTTCGCCTCGACGGCGCGACGCCCGCAATCACCGCGCTCGGCCGCGCGGCGGCGGGACCGGGCGAAGCCTATGGCCTGTGCGTCAGGAAAAGCGCGCCGGGCGAGCCGATCACCGCGGCGCTGATCGTCAAGGATGGCACGGTGCGCGTCGGCACAGTGGGGGTGCCCGCGGGCGGCGCCCCGACCTTCAGCATCGAGTGGGAGCACAAGATCGCGACCCAGTCCGAAGGCTGCGTCTTCGACGGCGACACGCTCTATGTCGGCGAAGAGGTCGGCGGACTGTGGGAATTGAAGCAACAGGGCCGGGGCGCGGCGGCGCGCCTGGTGGCGCCGATCGATAACCAGCGGCTCGTCGCCGATCTCGAAGGGCTGGCGACGATCGACCACAAGGGCCAGCGCTATCTGATCGCGTCGAGCCAGGGCGACAATGCCTATGCGGTGTTTCGCCTGCCGTCGGTCGAATATGTCGGTCGATTCGCGGTGGCTGCGGGCGCGTTCGGCGCGACGAGCGAAACCGACGGGATCGAGGCGGTCGCGGGCCATTTCGGCCCCGCCTATCCCGACGGCATCTTCATCGCGCAGGACGGCGACAACGCGCCCAGGGCGCAGAACTTCAAACTGGTGCGCTGGGACCGGATCGCGGCGGCGCTGGGGCTGTAA
- the purH gene encoding bifunctional phosphoribosylaminoimidazolecarboxamide formyltransferase/IMP cyclohydrolase, whose translation MTDLIPVRRALLSVSDKAGLAELAAALVRHGVELVSTGGTAKALRDAGHNVRDVADLTGFPEMMDGRVKTLHPTVHGGILAVRDDAAHVAAMDAHGIGAIDLVVVNLYPFAATVAKGAARDEVIENIDIGGPAMVRSAAKNHAFVGIVTEPQDYGAVIEEMDANGGATTLNLRKRLAATAFAHTATYDGMIASWFAFADQGKLFPDTLPLTAKLDSELRYGENPHQKAALYLPAGPSARGVAQAEQVQGKELSYNNINDADAALELVAEFRDADPTCVIVKHANPCGVATAASLTEAYDAALKCDDVSAFGGIIAVNRPLDGATAEAISAIFTEVVCAPDADADARAIFAKKKNLRLLLTGELPDPARGGLMMKTIAGGWLAQSRDNGRITRADLKVVTDRAPTGEELADALFAWTVAKHVKSNAIVYARGGATAGIGAGQMNRRDSARIAAAKAREAAESHGWASPRTVGSAVASDAFFPFADGLLAAVEAGATCVIQPGGSIRDDEVIAAANDAGLAMLFTGMRHFRH comes from the coding sequence ATGACCGACCTGATTCCTGTCCGCCGCGCGCTCTTGTCCGTCAGCGACAAGGCCGGACTCGCCGAGCTTGCCGCCGCGCTCGTCCGCCATGGGGTCGAGCTGGTATCGACCGGCGGCACGGCGAAGGCGCTGCGCGACGCCGGGCATAATGTCCGCGATGTCGCCGACCTGACCGGCTTTCCCGAGATGATGGACGGCCGCGTCAAGACGCTGCACCCGACCGTCCATGGCGGCATTCTGGCGGTGCGCGACGATGCGGCGCATGTCGCGGCGATGGACGCACATGGGATTGGCGCAATCGACCTCGTCGTCGTCAACCTTTACCCCTTCGCCGCGACCGTCGCGAAGGGCGCCGCGCGCGACGAGGTCATCGAGAATATCGACATCGGCGGCCCCGCGATGGTGCGCTCGGCGGCCAAGAACCACGCATTCGTCGGCATCGTCACCGAACCGCAGGATTATGGCGCGGTGATCGAAGAGATGGACGCCAACGGCGGCGCGACGACGCTGAACCTGCGCAAGCGGCTCGCCGCGACCGCCTTTGCCCACACCGCGACCTATGACGGGATGATCGCAAGCTGGTTCGCCTTTGCCGACCAGGGCAAACTCTTCCCCGACACGCTGCCGCTGACCGCGAAGCTCGATAGCGAGCTTCGCTATGGCGAAAATCCGCACCAGAAGGCCGCGCTCTACCTCCCCGCCGGGCCGTCGGCGCGCGGCGTTGCGCAGGCTGAGCAGGTGCAGGGCAAGGAGCTCAGCTATAACAATATCAACGACGCCGACGCCGCGCTCGAACTCGTCGCCGAGTTTCGCGACGCCGATCCGACATGCGTGATCGTCAAGCACGCCAATCCGTGCGGCGTCGCCACCGCCGCCAGCCTGACCGAAGCCTATGACGCGGCGCTGAAATGCGACGATGTATCGGCGTTCGGCGGGATCATCGCGGTCAACCGGCCGCTCGACGGGGCGACGGCCGAGGCGATCAGCGCGATCTTCACCGAAGTCGTCTGCGCCCCCGACGCCGACGCCGACGCGCGCGCGATCTTCGCGAAGAAGAAGAACCTCCGCCTGCTGCTGACGGGCGAATTGCCCGACCCGGCGCGCGGCGGGTTGATGATGAAGACGATCGCGGGCGGCTGGCTGGCGCAGAGCCGCGACAATGGCCGCATCACGCGCGCCGACCTCAAGGTCGTGACCGACCGCGCGCCGACCGGGGAAGAACTGGCCGACGCGCTGTTCGCCTGGACCGTCGCCAAGCATGTGAAATCGAACGCGATCGTCTATGCCAGGGGCGGCGCGACCGCGGGCATTGGCGCCGGGCAGATGAACCGCCGCGACAGCGCGCGGATCGCCGCGGCAAAGGCGCGCGAGGCGGCCGAGAGCCACGGCTGGGCAAGCCCGCGCACCGTCGGCAGCGCGGTGGCCAGCGACGCCTTCTTCCCCTTCGCCGACGGGCTGCTCGCCGCGGTCGAGGCGGGTGCGACCTGCGTGATCCAGCCGGGCGGCTCGATCCGCGACGACGAAGTGATCGCGGCGGCGAATGATGCGGGACTCGCGATGCTGTTCACCGGGATGCGGCACTTCCGGCATTGA
- a CDS encoding UrcA family protein: MKIFVTLPILALVAPPVAAEPIVATAPWSDSRSVIVQVADLNLESKSGLARLDRRLRAAARSVCDVRPDPESLVRKISAERCYDTALTDGREAGRELIAARQAGIQVAAAATITIVRR; encoded by the coding sequence ATGAAGATTTTCGTCACCTTGCCGATATTGGCGCTGGTCGCGCCGCCCGTCGCCGCCGAACCGATCGTCGCGACGGCGCCGTGGAGCGACTCGCGATCGGTGATCGTCCAGGTCGCCGACCTCAACCTCGAGTCGAAAAGCGGTCTCGCCCGCCTCGACCGTCGGCTTCGCGCCGCCGCCCGGTCGGTGTGCGACGTGCGACCCGATCCCGAATCGCTGGTTCGCAAGATATCGGCCGAGCGGTGCTATGACACCGCCCTGACCGACGGGCGCGAAGCCGGACGCGAGTTGATTGCGGCGCGGCAGGCCGGGATACAGGTCGCCGCCGCGGCGACCATCACCATCGTCAGGCGCTGA
- a CDS encoding BTAD domain-containing putative transcriptional regulator, protein MHAIFATSTRGSTCPPPTLRLLGDFAVDPALLAPHGRKARALLARLALADGPLSRDRLSALLWSHRAEPQAHASLRQCLMELKAWTRASPPLLHADREAIAIDHAHVADDVSLLLSACARDDADAVLRWLPADEAPLLADLDGVDEAFDDWLAAERARNTELVVREVLAMAERLLAAGEVDRSLRVADRMTRFDPCSEHAARLVMQARWQSGDDDGVRHAWHRLEDAVARGLDGRPSPETARLYHRLMAETSRLPGRGAAWSLVARPPDRRVRRVAAVVAAMIAFGLTSADAPRKGGGASGAMTPTVRIDPVVSRNHGTIERGFADALAGDFVRLANASGGLVRILDGQARGGGDFIVRVAINRDADALTSESRVVDARSGAILWSNQLSGSPRDLTRLRERTAVSVAAVIDCALRLNDGRAALAADADRRAQVFAICDAHDDQDGARAVALLERFAARWPGDGVALGQLALARAKRIFGEAETADQETHRQLAIRAARRALATDPANVYAMVALSQSGRRERYMVDGLPMLKRALAVDPRFSTALMLQATGLFQAGYVAASVRPSIDAANADPTSIFKALAVVRRLAAAGRLAEAWDRLDAIAAIWPDHPDLVEHRYRLMLEQPDPVRAAALVAATDPDEQWQFDRFILTHIATGSHDSAALDAAAEIEYSRFPAVAYQLAAHYTRLGDIRRALIWLDRAPVRQTSGQWSLLYWPSVAPLRREPRFFAKMARLGLVDYWRRENRWPDFCREPGLRYDCRREAARLVDAARSINAGSAASR, encoded by the coding sequence GTGCACGCGATATTCGCGACGAGTACGCGGGGATCGACATGTCCGCCACCCACGCTTCGGCTGCTGGGGGATTTCGCGGTCGATCCCGCCCTGCTTGCGCCGCATGGCCGAAAGGCCAGAGCGCTTCTCGCGCGCCTCGCCCTGGCCGACGGCCCGCTGTCGCGCGACCGGCTTAGCGCGCTGCTGTGGAGCCATCGCGCCGAGCCTCAGGCGCACGCCAGCCTGCGCCAGTGTCTGATGGAACTGAAAGCCTGGACGCGTGCCTCGCCGCCGCTGCTCCATGCCGACCGCGAGGCGATCGCGATCGACCATGCGCATGTCGCTGACGATGTCTCCCTGTTGCTTTCGGCTTGCGCGCGCGATGATGCCGACGCGGTGCTGCGCTGGCTGCCCGCCGACGAGGCGCCGCTGCTCGCCGACCTCGACGGGGTCGACGAAGCCTTTGACGACTGGCTGGCTGCCGAACGGGCGCGCAACACCGAACTGGTCGTCCGTGAGGTGCTGGCGATGGCGGAACGGTTGCTGGCCGCCGGCGAGGTCGACCGGTCGCTGCGCGTCGCCGACCGGATGACCCGATTCGATCCGTGCAGCGAACATGCCGCCCGTCTGGTCATGCAGGCGCGCTGGCAGTCGGGGGATGATGACGGGGTGCGCCATGCGTGGCACAGGCTCGAGGATGCCGTGGCGCGCGGCCTCGACGGGCGCCCTTCGCCGGAAACGGCCAGGCTGTATCATCGGTTGATGGCCGAAACATCGCGGCTGCCCGGTCGCGGCGCAGCCTGGTCGCTCGTCGCCAGGCCGCCCGACCGGCGCGTGCGCCGCGTCGCGGCGGTCGTGGCGGCGATGATCGCCTTTGGCCTGACGAGCGCGGACGCGCCGCGAAAGGGGGGCGGCGCTTCGGGCGCGATGACGCCGACGGTGCGGATCGACCCGGTCGTTTCGCGCAACCATGGCACGATCGAACGTGGTTTCGCCGACGCGCTGGCCGGCGATTTCGTTCGGCTGGCCAATGCGTCGGGCGGCCTCGTCCGCATTCTCGATGGACAGGCCAGGGGTGGTGGCGACTTCATCGTCCGCGTCGCGATCAATCGCGATGCCGACGCCTTGACGAGCGAATCGCGCGTGGTCGACGCGCGGAGCGGCGCGATTCTCTGGTCCAATCAGCTTTCGGGGTCGCCCCGCGACCTGACGCGCCTGCGCGAGCGGACGGCGGTTTCGGTTGCGGCGGTGATTGATTGCGCGTTGCGTCTCAACGACGGCCGGGCCGCGCTTGCCGCCGATGCCGACCGGCGCGCGCAAGTGTTTGCGATCTGCGACGCGCACGACGATCAGGACGGCGCGCGCGCCGTCGCCCTGCTCGAACGCTTTGCAGCGCGCTGGCCGGGCGACGGGGTCGCCCTTGGCCAGCTCGCCCTGGCCCGTGCGAAGCGCATATTCGGTGAGGCGGAAACAGCCGATCAGGAAACCCACCGCCAGCTCGCGATCCGCGCCGCGCGCCGCGCGCTGGCGACCGACCCTGCCAATGTCTATGCGATGGTGGCGCTGTCGCAGTCGGGGCGACGCGAACGCTATATGGTCGACGGCCTTCCGATGCTGAAACGGGCGCTCGCGGTCGATCCCCGATTCTCGACCGCGCTGATGCTCCAGGCGACGGGCCTGTTCCAGGCCGGTTATGTCGCGGCCAGCGTCCGGCCGTCGATCGACGCGGCGAATGCCGATCCCACCTCGATCTTCAAGGCGCTCGCGGTCGTCCGGCGGCTGGCCGCGGCGGGACGGCTGGCGGAAGCCTGGGATCGTCTCGACGCGATCGCCGCCATATGGCCGGACCATCCGGATCTCGTTGAGCATCGCTATCGGCTGATGCTCGAACAGCCCGATCCGGTCCGCGCCGCAGCGCTTGTCGCAGCCACGGACCCCGACGAACAATGGCAGTTCGATCGGTTCATTCTGACGCATATCGCGACGGGCAGCCATGACAGCGCCGCGCTCGATGCCGCGGCCGAGATCGAGTATTCGCGATTCCCCGCTGTCGCCTATCAGCTGGCGGCGCATTACACGCGGCTCGGCGACATTCGCCGCGCGCTGATCTGGCTCGACCGGGCGCCGGTTCGACAGACCAGCGGCCAATGGTCACTGCTCTATTGGCCGTCGGTCGCGCCGCTCCGCCGCGAACCGCGCTTCTTTGCCAAGATGGCGCGGCTTGGCCTCGTCGATTACTGGCGGCGCGAGAATCGCTGGCCCGACTTCTGTCGCGAACCGGGTCTGCGCTACGATTGTCGGCGCGAAGCGGCCCGGCTGGTCGACGCTGCGCGGTCGATCAATGCCGGAAGTGCCGCATCCCGGTGA
- a CDS encoding VOC family protein: MTSPIKLGGVHHAAYRCKDAKETVEWYEAMLGMTYTTAFAEDHVPSTGEYDPYMHVFLDAGNGNILAFFELPNQPDMGRDENTPKWVQHLAFKVGSYDELTQAKAHLEANGVDVLGPTHHGIFKSIYFFDPNGHRIELACDIGTEDQYAELRRVAPLMLEEWSRTKKAPRHADWLHQAANE; this comes from the coding sequence ATGACCAGCCCGATCAAATTGGGCGGCGTCCACCACGCCGCTTATCGCTGCAAGGACGCGAAGGAAACGGTCGAATGGTATGAGGCCATGCTCGGCATGACCTACACCACCGCCTTTGCCGAGGATCATGTGCCGTCGACCGGCGAATATGACCCTTATATGCACGTCTTTCTCGACGCCGGGAACGGCAACATCCTCGCCTTTTTCGAGCTGCCCAACCAGCCCGACATGGGGCGCGACGAGAATACGCCCAAATGGGTGCAGCATCTGGCGTTCAAGGTCGGCAGTTATGACGAGCTGACCCAGGCGAAGGCGCATCTGGAAGCGAATGGCGTCGACGTGCTCGGCCCGACGCACCATGGCATTTTCAAGTCGATCTATTTTTTCGACCCCAACGGCCACCGCATCGAGCTGGCGTGCGACATCGGCACCGAGGACCAATATGCCGAACTGAGACGGGTAGCGCCGCTGATGCTCGAGGAATGGAGCCGGACCAAAAAGGCGCCGCGCCACGCCGACTGGCTGCACCAGGCGGCGAACGAATAG